From Rutidosis leptorrhynchoides isolate AG116_Rl617_1_P2 chromosome 3, CSIRO_AGI_Rlap_v1, whole genome shotgun sequence, a single genomic window includes:
- the LOC139902621 gene encoding uncharacterized protein: MGAFISEMRKMIEVQNKSIGALAKEIGNVAESKGNREPGIIPSYTVLNPNHKDQGKVHSVNMVGTLRSGKKYDNKVGEKEVVQQESSKSHIVLDEEEVSEVDDQGKGVKNKEPIVNETGKPETKSKSVPFPKTLESPNQFPYGKKGPQPEDMWETFKQVKINLPLLDAIRQVPSYAKFLKDLCTQKRKQRATLPKKVELTEHLNAVVSGTLPPKFKDPATPLIALTVGNVNVKKALLDLGASINILPFCLVDRFELGLMKRTDIIIQLADQSIKTPRGILEDVIVKVEDFYYPVDFVVMDIEPRNRDAQPTIILGRPFLATINAHQSL, translated from the coding sequence ATGGGTGCGTTTATCTCCGAAATGCGAAAAATGATAGAAGTGCAAAATAAGTCGATTGGTGCATTGGCTAAGGAGATCGGTAATGTAGCGGAAAGTAAGGGAAACAGGGAACCAGGTATAATTCCAAGCTACACGGTTCTAAATCCGAATCATAAGGATCAAGGAAAAGTGCATAGTGTTAACATGGTAGGTACCTTGAGAAGTGGAAAGAAGTATGACAACAAGGTTGGTGAAAAAGAGGTAGTACAACAAGAGTCAAGTAAGTCTCATATTGTTCTTGATGAGGAAGAGGTAAGTGAAGTTGATGACCAGGGAAAAGGGGTAAAAAATAAGGAACCAATTGTTAATGAGACCGGGAAACCGGAGACGAAATCAAAATCCGTCCCATTTCCCAAGACCTTAGAGTCCCCaaaccaattcccttatgggaaaaagggaccaCAACCAGAGGACATGTGGGAAACGTTTAAACAGGTTAAGATAAATTTACCCCTCCTCGATGCTATTAGGCAAGTCCCGTCTTATGCTAAATTTTTAAAGGACCTTTGCACTCAAAAGAGGAAGCAAAGGGCGACTTTACCCAAAAAGGTAGAGCTAACCGAGCACCTAAATGCGGTTGTTTCGGGTAcacttccacctaagtttaaggacccaGCGACCCCATTGATAGCTCTGACTGTAGGAAACGTGAATGTGAAAAAGGCGTTATTGGACCTAGGAGCTAGCATAAATATTTTACCTTTTTGTCTAGTTGACCGATTTGAATTGGGTTTAATGAAAAGAACCGACATAATTATTCAACTAGCGGACCAGTCAATCAAAACGCCTAGGGGGATATTAGAAGATGTGATAGTAAAAGTGGAGGATTTCTATTACCCAGTTGACTTTGTTGTTATGGATATTGAACCTAGGAATAGAGATGCCCAACCCACTATAATCTTGGGACGCCCATTTTTggccaccattaatgctcatcaatCACTATAA